In Rhizobium sp. N324, a single genomic region encodes these proteins:
- a CDS encoding transketolase family protein — translation MNAPVNPPKLHDCRDAFASTLERLAAENETIVAVCNDSVGSSKLGGFKSKFGERLVNVGIAEQNMVGVGAGLANGGRLPFVCAAAPFLTGRSLEQIKADISYSNANVKLVGISSGMAYGELGPTHHSIEDFAWLRVLPNLPVIAPCDRIETAAAVEWAAAYNGPCFLRLSRVGVPDLLPEGHRFELGKANLLRQGSDVTLIANGTLTHRIVKAAEILAGRGINARVLNLATVRPIDEEAIIAAARETGAIVTAEEHSIFGGLGSAVAEVVVDNAPVPMKRLGVPGVYAPTGSAEFLLDEYGMSPSAIADAAQSLIKRK, via the coding sequence ATGAACGCGCCAGTAAACCCACCCAAGCTCCACGATTGCCGCGACGCCTTTGCCTCCACGCTCGAGCGGCTGGCAGCTGAAAACGAAACGATCGTTGCCGTCTGCAACGACTCCGTCGGTTCCTCCAAGCTCGGCGGTTTCAAGTCGAAGTTTGGAGAGCGCCTCGTCAACGTCGGCATTGCCGAGCAGAACATGGTCGGCGTTGGAGCGGGCCTTGCCAATGGCGGGCGTCTTCCATTCGTGTGCGCCGCTGCGCCGTTTCTCACGGGACGGTCGCTGGAGCAGATCAAGGCTGATATTTCCTACTCGAATGCCAACGTCAAGCTGGTCGGCATTTCCTCCGGAATGGCATATGGCGAACTCGGTCCGACGCATCACTCCATCGAGGATTTCGCCTGGCTGCGGGTCCTGCCCAATCTTCCGGTCATTGCGCCCTGTGACCGCATCGAAACCGCTGCCGCGGTCGAGTGGGCCGCGGCCTATAACGGGCCATGTTTCCTGCGTCTGTCGCGGGTCGGTGTGCCGGATCTGCTTCCGGAGGGGCATAGGTTCGAACTCGGCAAGGCCAATCTGCTTCGCCAGGGTTCCGACGTCACGCTTATCGCCAACGGCACCTTGACCCATCGGATTGTCAAGGCGGCAGAGATTCTCGCTGGCCGCGGCATCAATGCCAGAGTGCTCAACCTCGCCACGGTTCGTCCGATCGACGAGGAAGCCATCATCGCCGCGGCGAGGGAAACCGGAGCGATCGTCACCGCCGAAGAGCATTCGATCTTTGGCGGGCTCGGTTCCGCGGTCGCCGAAGTGGTGGTCGACAATGCTCCGGTGCCGATGAAGCGTCTCGGCGTTCCCGGCGTCTATGCCCCCACAGGTTCGGCAGAATTCCTGCTCGACGAATACGGGATGTCGCCATCGGCAATCGCCGACGCTGCACAGTCGCTGATCAAGCGTAAGTAA
- a CDS encoding transketolase — protein MDRTELERIAREIRLRDLQAVFEAGAGHIGGEMSVIDILTALYFRVLKVWPDQPKHPDRDRFVLSKGHTACALYVTLAKRGFIPEEEISTFLQPHSRLNGHPNCNKVPGVETNTGPLGHGLPVAVGMAKAAKLAGAGYHTYVVTGDGEMQEGSNWEAIMAAAQFKLDNLTLVIDHNRFQQGAALSETNDLAPLRPKLEAFDWDVTEINGNDMSEIVPALEHRGSRPHCIVAHTNKGHGISFMQDRVDWHHKVPNKEQYEIALAELSEAL, from the coding sequence ATGGATAGGACAGAACTTGAGCGCATCGCCCGCGAGATCCGATTGCGCGATCTTCAGGCGGTCTTCGAAGCGGGCGCCGGCCATATTGGCGGGGAGATGTCGGTCATCGACATTTTGACGGCGCTCTATTTTCGTGTGCTGAAGGTCTGGCCGGATCAGCCGAAGCATCCCGACCGCGACAGGTTCGTTCTTTCAAAGGGACATACGGCCTGCGCTCTCTATGTGACGCTCGCCAAACGCGGCTTCATTCCGGAGGAGGAGATTTCCACCTTTTTGCAGCCGCATTCGAGGCTGAACGGGCATCCGAATTGCAACAAGGTTCCCGGCGTCGAAACGAATACCGGGCCGCTCGGCCACGGTCTTCCGGTCGCCGTCGGAATGGCGAAAGCCGCCAAACTCGCCGGCGCTGGATATCACACTTATGTCGTCACCGGCGACGGTGAGATGCAGGAGGGCTCCAACTGGGAGGCGATCATGGCGGCCGCGCAGTTCAAGCTCGACAACTTGACGCTGGTGATCGACCACAACAGGTTCCAGCAGGGTGCGGCGCTTTCGGAAACCAACGATCTCGCTCCGCTTCGGCCGAAGCTCGAGGCCTTCGATTGGGACGTCACCGAGATCAACGGCAACGATATGAGCGAGATCGTTCCGGCGCTCGAACACCGGGGATCGAGACCGCATTGTATTGTTGCCCATACCAACAAGGGCCATGGAATTTCGTTCATGCAGGACCGGGTCGACTGGCACCACAAGGTGCCCAATAAGGAACAATACGAAATCGCATTGGCAGAATTGTCGGAGGCACTCTAA
- a CDS encoding ABC transporter permease, translating to MVALDINEHGLSSGAWLSKLKGATGPLVGLLALCVFLSLSTDTFLSVRNGLNILDQITVLGIMAVGMTFVILIGGIDLSVGSALALAMMVMGWTANVAGLPLPVGIVFALIASAFSGLIVGLLVTQFRVPAFIATLAMMSAARGVANMITDGQQIVGFPDWFMMLAIDRHFGVMTATVFLMLAVVLAAWLFLHFRSEGRMLYAVGGNAEVARLAGINVPLVTISVYVVSAVLAGLAGIVLAARLDSVQPSSGLGYELDTIAAVVIGGTSLSGGAGGIGGTLIGVLIIGVLRNGLNLLNVSPFLQQVIIGIVIVLAVGAETIRRRRA from the coding sequence ATGGTGGCGCTCGATATCAATGAACACGGGCTTTCGTCCGGCGCCTGGCTGAGCAAGCTCAAGGGAGCGACAGGTCCGCTCGTGGGATTGCTGGCGCTGTGCGTCTTTCTGAGCCTCAGCACGGACACGTTTCTTTCGGTTCGAAACGGCCTCAACATCCTCGACCAGATCACCGTTCTCGGCATCATGGCTGTTGGAATGACCTTCGTCATCCTGATTGGCGGCATCGATCTCTCCGTCGGCTCGGCACTCGCCCTGGCCATGATGGTCATGGGCTGGACCGCCAACGTCGCCGGCCTGCCGCTGCCGGTCGGGATCGTCTTTGCGCTGATCGCATCGGCATTTTCCGGCCTGATCGTCGGACTTCTGGTCACCCAGTTCAGGGTCCCAGCCTTCATCGCCACGCTTGCGATGATGTCTGCGGCGCGCGGCGTCGCCAACATGATCACGGACGGCCAGCAGATCGTCGGATTCCCTGACTGGTTCATGATGCTGGCAATCGATCGCCATTTCGGCGTCATGACGGCCACGGTCTTTCTCATGCTCGCGGTTGTTCTCGCGGCCTGGCTCTTCCTGCACTTCCGCTCCGAGGGACGCATGCTCTATGCGGTGGGCGGAAACGCCGAAGTCGCGCGGCTGGCCGGCATCAACGTGCCCCTCGTGACGATATCAGTCTATGTCGTGAGTGCCGTCCTTGCGGGGCTTGCGGGCATCGTGCTCGCCGCCCGGCTGGATTCCGTCCAACCATCAAGCGGTCTCGGCTACGAGCTGGACACCATTGCCGCTGTCGTCATCGGCGGGACTTCGCTCTCCGGCGGCGCGGGCGGCATCGGCGGAACGCTGATCGGCGTCCTGATCATCGGCGTGCTGCGCAACGGGCTCAATCTTCTCAACGTCTCGCCGTTCCTGCAGCAGGTGATCATCGGCATCGTCATCGTGCTCGCGGTCGGCGCGGAGACCATTCGTCGGCGTCGCGCCTGA
- a CDS encoding sugar ABC transporter substrate-binding protein produces MKIARTMLASAALLGLMLGPVHAAELKKLGLAVANLQANFFNQIKQSVEAEAKKRGIEVITVDAKGDGPTQVNQIQDLLTQKIDALIYIPAGAAAATVPVKLAKSAGIPVVNVDRNAEGAPGDTFLATDSVASAKAVCDYILKEAGGKGKMVIIHGQKGTTPEVDRSKGCAESLKAYPDVKVVAEQFSNIWSQDEGFQIMQNMLQANPDVSIVFAQADGLALGAAQAIKVANPSQKIVVGGFDGDTAALEALSKGVFNVTATQQTQKMGRDAVENAAKLVAGEKVPPVQLMDATLTTKENVAGFIANHP; encoded by the coding sequence ATGAAAATAGCGCGCACCATGCTCGCATCTGCTGCACTGCTCGGTCTCATGCTCGGCCCCGTGCACGCGGCGGAACTGAAGAAGCTCGGCCTCGCCGTTGCCAATCTTCAGGCAAACTTCTTCAACCAGATCAAGCAATCGGTCGAGGCCGAAGCCAAGAAGCGCGGCATCGAAGTCATCACGGTCGACGCAAAGGGCGACGGACCGACGCAGGTCAACCAGATCCAGGATCTTCTGACCCAGAAAATCGACGCGCTGATCTACATTCCGGCAGGTGCAGCGGCCGCGACCGTTCCGGTCAAGCTGGCCAAGAGCGCCGGCATCCCGGTCGTTAACGTCGACCGCAACGCCGAGGGTGCACCGGGCGATACCTTCCTCGCAACGGATTCCGTCGCCTCAGCCAAGGCGGTGTGCGACTACATTCTGAAGGAAGCCGGCGGCAAGGGGAAGATGGTCATCATCCACGGCCAGAAGGGCACGACGCCGGAAGTCGATCGCTCGAAGGGCTGCGCTGAATCCCTCAAGGCCTATCCTGACGTGAAGGTTGTCGCCGAGCAGTTCTCGAACATCTGGAGCCAGGACGAAGGCTTCCAGATCATGCAGAACATGCTGCAGGCAAACCCGGACGTTTCGATCGTTTTCGCACAGGCCGACGGTCTCGCCCTTGGCGCTGCCCAGGCGATCAAGGTCGCCAATCCGTCGCAGAAGATCGTGGTTGGCGGTTTCGATGGCGACACCGCGGCTCTCGAAGCCCTCAGCAAGGGTGTCTTCAACGTAACGGCGACACAGCAGACGCAGAAGATGGGTCGCGATGCGGTTGAAAACGCAGCCAAGCTTGTCGCCGGAGAAAAGGTACCCCCGGTCCAGCTGATGGATGCGACGCTGACGACCAAGGAAAACGTCGCAGGCTTCATCGCCAACCATCCCTAA
- a CDS encoding sugar ABC transporter ATP-binding protein: MTDPVLSLKGISKWYGPLQVLKNVSLDVYPGEVVALLGENGAGKSTLSGIIAGSRTPSEGSMTWLGQPYAPATPREAIDKGVVLIHQELQLLPQLSIAENVFIGRWPMKNGVVDRAQMVRRAQDQLARLNLHIPATRTVAGLSTANQQLIEIAKALALNAKLLILDEPTAALGGAETEALFEQVRKLRSEGVGIVYISHRMEEIKQITDRIVVLRDGERVQEFSDSATPVRTIVESMVGRPLDRLFPTLPVPTDRPVLEVSGLSSPDNSFRDVTFEVRAGEILGIAGLVGAGRTELVRAISGADPISAGSIKLEGEELRLRDPADAIAKGIVMVPEDRKEQGLIVGHRISENVIYANLDKLGGGWITPRVKRSFAEKAVAKFGVKGRAEQYASDLSGGNQQKVVIAKWLMRDPKVVVLDEPTRGIDVGARAGIYDIIVNLAKQGVAVIVVSSDLEEVLGVSNRILVLAQGKQAGILNRDQANDVSVMELATI, from the coding sequence ATGACTGACCCGGTTCTTTCCCTGAAGGGCATATCCAAGTGGTATGGGCCGCTCCAGGTTCTGAAGAATGTCAGCCTGGACGTCTATCCGGGCGAAGTGGTTGCTCTGCTCGGTGAAAACGGAGCGGGCAAGTCGACCCTGTCGGGCATCATCGCCGGGTCACGCACACCGTCCGAAGGATCGATGACATGGCTGGGGCAGCCTTATGCCCCGGCCACCCCCCGGGAAGCGATCGACAAGGGCGTTGTGCTGATCCATCAGGAACTGCAGCTTCTGCCGCAGCTGTCGATCGCGGAAAACGTCTTCATCGGACGCTGGCCGATGAAGAACGGCGTCGTCGACCGTGCCCAGATGGTTCGCCGGGCGCAGGACCAGCTCGCGCGTTTGAACCTTCACATACCCGCCACGCGGACGGTCGCCGGCCTTTCCACCGCAAATCAACAACTGATCGAGATCGCCAAGGCGCTGGCTCTCAACGCCAAGCTGCTGATCCTCGATGAACCGACAGCCGCCCTCGGCGGCGCGGAGACCGAAGCGCTGTTCGAACAGGTTCGTAAGCTCCGGTCGGAGGGTGTCGGCATCGTTTACATTTCCCACCGTATGGAAGAGATCAAGCAGATAACCGACCGGATCGTCGTTCTTCGCGACGGGGAGCGGGTGCAGGAATTCTCAGACAGCGCCACCCCGGTGCGAACGATTGTCGAGAGCATGGTCGGGCGCCCGCTTGACCGCCTGTTCCCGACTCTGCCGGTGCCGACAGACCGTCCGGTCCTTGAGGTGTCCGGGCTGAGTTCGCCGGATAATTCGTTCCGCGACGTGACCTTCGAGGTGCGGGCCGGAGAAATTCTGGGCATTGCCGGATTGGTCGGCGCCGGCCGCACCGAACTGGTGCGGGCGATTTCGGGCGCCGATCCGATCAGTGCAGGTTCGATCAAGCTGGAAGGCGAGGAACTCAGGCTGCGCGATCCGGCGGACGCGATCGCCAAGGGCATCGTGATGGTTCCGGAAGACCGCAAGGAGCAGGGTCTGATCGTCGGGCACCGGATCAGCGAAAACGTCATCTACGCCAATTTGGACAAACTCGGCGGTGGCTGGATTACGCCGCGGGTCAAGCGCTCGTTTGCGGAAAAGGCAGTTGCCAAGTTCGGCGTCAAGGGCCGTGCCGAGCAATATGCCTCGGACCTTTCCGGCGGCAACCAGCAGAAAGTCGTCATCGCCAAGTGGCTGATGCGCGATCCCAAGGTCGTCGTGCTGGACGAACCGACGAGAGGCATCGACGTCGGCGCCCGCGCCGGCATCTACGATATCATCGTCAATCTCGCCAAACAGGGCGTCGCGGTCATCGTCGTAAGCTCGGACCTCGAGGAAGTTCTCGGGGTCTCCAATCGCATCCTCGTGCTTGCGCAAGGCAAGCAGGCGGGCATCCTCAATCGTGACCAGGCAAATGACGTTTCGGTCATGGAGCTGGCCACCATCTAA
- a CDS encoding SDR family oxidoreductase, which translates to MPDITLNAPKLFDLSGQVAIVTGAGSGIGQRIAIGLAQCGADVALLDRRTDDGLANTAEHIRAAGRRAIEIAADVTSKSSLGEAVARTEADLGALTLAVNAAGIANANAAEEMEEDQYQTLMDINLKGIFLSCQAEARAMLKNGRGSIVNIASMSGVIVNRGLSQAHYNASKAGVIHMSKSMAMEWVGRGIRVNTISPGYTATPMNTRPEMVHQTKLFEEQTPMQRMAAVDEMVGPAVFLLSNAASFVTGVDLLVDGGFCCW; encoded by the coding sequence GTGCCCGACATCACTCTGAACGCCCCGAAGCTTTTCGATCTCAGCGGCCAGGTTGCCATCGTGACCGGCGCCGGGAGCGGCATTGGGCAGCGCATTGCCATCGGCCTTGCGCAATGCGGCGCCGACGTGGCGCTGCTCGACCGTCGAACCGACGACGGACTGGCCAATACGGCTGAACATATTCGCGCCGCCGGCCGCCGCGCGATCGAGATCGCGGCTGACGTCACGAGCAAGTCTTCCCTCGGAGAAGCAGTCGCACGGACCGAAGCCGATCTCGGCGCCTTGACCCTTGCCGTCAACGCCGCAGGCATCGCCAACGCGAACGCCGCCGAAGAGATGGAAGAGGATCAATACCAGACGTTGATGGATATCAACCTGAAGGGCATCTTTCTTTCCTGCCAGGCCGAGGCCCGCGCCATGCTGAAGAATGGACGCGGCTCCATCGTCAACATCGCTTCCATGTCCGGCGTGATCGTCAACCGGGGCCTGAGCCAGGCGCATTACAACGCCTCCAAGGCGGGCGTCATCCATATGTCGAAGTCTATGGCGATGGAATGGGTCGGCCGCGGCATTCGCGTCAACACCATCTCCCCCGGCTACACGGCAACGCCGATGAACACCCGTCCGGAGATGGTTCATCAGACCAAGCTTTTCGAGGAGCAGACGCCGATGCAGCGCATGGCAGCGGTCGACGAGATGGTCGGTCCGGCGGTGTTCCTGCTGTCGAATGCGGCAAGTTTCGTCACCGGCGTCGATCTTCTCGTCGACGGTGGTTTCTGCTGCTGGTGA
- a CDS encoding glucose 1-dehydrogenase, whose product MKRFEQKTVVITGGSRGIGAAIARRFAREGANLVVSANEDLVHGVAEQIRAEGGKAISFIGDVTDKTSVIALYDAAETEFGSVDVSIQNAGVITIARVEDLTENEWDKVMAVNTKGVFLCAQEAISRMRKHKRGGRIINTASGQARDGFIFTPHYAASKMGVVGVTQSLAKEVATENITVNAFCPGIIETDMWAYNDEAWGKLLGNYAPGELMKEWVEGIPMKRAGSGEDVAGLVTFLASDDAAYITGQTINVDGGLIMS is encoded by the coding sequence ATGAAACGCTTTGAGCAAAAGACTGTCGTCATTACCGGAGGCAGCCGCGGCATCGGCGCTGCCATCGCCAGGCGTTTTGCCCGCGAAGGCGCCAATCTCGTCGTTTCGGCCAACGAGGATCTGGTCCACGGCGTTGCCGAGCAGATCCGGGCCGAAGGCGGCAAGGCGATCTCCTTCATCGGCGACGTGACCGACAAAACAAGCGTCATCGCCCTCTACGATGCGGCCGAGACGGAATTCGGCTCTGTCGACGTCTCGATCCAGAATGCCGGCGTCATCACCATCGCCCGCGTCGAGGACCTCACCGAGAACGAGTGGGACAAGGTCATGGCCGTCAACACCAAGGGCGTCTTCCTCTGCGCCCAGGAGGCGATATCGCGCATGCGCAAACACAAGCGGGGCGGCCGCATCATCAACACCGCCTCTGGCCAGGCCCGCGACGGCTTCATTTTCACGCCGCACTACGCCGCCTCGAAAATGGGCGTGGTCGGCGTCACCCAGAGCCTGGCCAAGGAAGTCGCGACCGAAAACATCACCGTAAACGCCTTCTGCCCCGGCATCATCGAGACCGACATGTGGGCCTATAACGACGAGGCCTGGGGCAAGCTGCTGGGCAACTACGCCCCCGGCGAACTGATGAAGGAATGGGTCGAAGGCATCCCGATGAAACGCGCCGGCTCCGGCGAGGACGTTGCCGGCCTGGTCACCTTCCTCGCCAGCGACGACGCCGCCTACATCACCGGCCAGACGATCAATGTCGATGGCGGGTTGATTATGTCGTAG
- a CDS encoding IS1182 family transposase has product MMVGDDLFEGLPVHGARRSAQVGRGAARMREPVRDQIELRAVDIDSLIGQDHAVRVIWNYVEGLDLSTLEDRIKAREHRPGHPPISPRLLLALWLYASSDGVGSARALERQCGSHDVYRWLCGGVSVNYHTLSDFRVGCADLLDRLLAEHLAALAGAGLVTLDCLAQDGVRVRASAGAASFGRKATLDRHLSIAEAVVDQLKHEVDARSDASTRRIEAARERAARERGERLRAAQVALDEIERHRQAREEKRGNGKKPKEPRASSTDAQARVMKMADGGFRPGYNVQVASTAGEQFVVGLEVTNAGSDRGLMRPMLERLRALSGHLPRRYLADGGFGSAEDIEWAHGEGVEVFCPPTQSKHGTDPFLPRRGDGPGVSAWRARMASEAGKAQYKPRSICECVHARWRNWNLRQLTVRGIEKVQAVVLCYALTNNILQGHRLAKG; this is encoded by the coding sequence ATGATGGTGGGCGACGACCTGTTCGAAGGATTGCCGGTGCATGGAGCGCGGCGAAGTGCTCAGGTGGGACGCGGAGCGGCGCGCATGCGTGAGCCGGTGCGCGATCAGATCGAGTTGCGTGCCGTCGATATCGACAGCTTGATCGGCCAGGATCATGCGGTGCGGGTCATTTGGAACTATGTCGAGGGACTGGATCTGAGCACGCTCGAAGATCGGATCAAGGCGCGTGAGCACCGGCCAGGCCATCCACCGATTTCGCCACGGCTTTTGCTGGCGCTGTGGCTCTATGCCAGCAGCGACGGCGTCGGCAGCGCGCGGGCGCTGGAACGGCAGTGCGGGAGCCACGACGTCTATCGCTGGCTGTGCGGCGGTGTCTCGGTGAACTATCACACACTGTCGGATTTTCGGGTTGGTTGCGCCGATTTGCTCGACCGGCTGCTTGCCGAGCATCTGGCGGCGCTTGCCGGTGCCGGCCTCGTCACTCTCGATTGTCTGGCGCAGGATGGCGTGCGGGTCCGGGCAAGCGCGGGTGCGGCCTCGTTCGGCCGCAAAGCGACGCTTGATCGGCATCTTTCCATTGCCGAGGCGGTTGTGGATCAGCTCAAGCACGAGGTCGATGCGCGTTCGGATGCCAGCACTCGGCGCATCGAGGCGGCCAGGGAGCGGGCGGCGCGCGAGCGCGGCGAGCGGCTCAGAGCAGCCCAGGTCGCTCTTGACGAGATCGAGCGCCATCGCCAGGCGCGCGAAGAAAAGCGCGGCAATGGCAAAAAGCCGAAGGAGCCGCGCGCCTCCAGCACGGATGCACAGGCGCGGGTGATGAAGATGGCCGACGGCGGCTTCCGCCCGGGTTATAATGTGCAGGTTGCGAGCACGGCCGGTGAGCAGTTCGTGGTCGGGCTCGAGGTGACCAATGCCGGCTCCGATCGCGGCCTCATGCGGCCGATGCTGGAGCGGTTGCGCGCGCTAAGCGGCCATCTGCCGCGGCGCTATCTCGCCGATGGCGGCTTTGGCAGCGCTGAAGATATCGAGTGGGCGCACGGCGAAGGGGTTGAGGTCTTTTGTCCGCCCACTCAGTCCAAGCACGGAACCGATCCCTTCTTGCCGCGCCGCGGCGACGGTCCGGGTGTGTCGGCCTGGCGGGCCCGCATGGCAAGCGAGGCGGGCAAGGCTCAGTACAAACCCCGATCGATCTGCGAATGCGTCCATGCCCGCTGGCGCAACTGGAATCTGCGACAATTGACGGTGCGCGGCATCGAAAAGGTCCAGGCCGTCGTGCTCTGCTACGCACTCACCAACAATATCTTGCAAGGCCATCGGCTTGCCAAGGGCTGA
- a CDS encoding SDR family oxidoreductase: protein MTLLNDKVAIITGASSGIGRAAAKLFAREGAKLVVTGRRQEALNAVVAEIEAEGGQAVAISGDVRDEALQARLTDTAVSRFGKLDIAFNNAGSVGEMGPVAELSPEGWRETIETNLTAAFLGAKHQSAAMGKGGGSLIFTSTFVGHTAGMPGMAAYAAGKAGLIGFVQVLATELGRQNIRVNALLPGGTDTPAAITNAPDATPELLAFVEGLHALKRMARPEEIANAALFLASDMASFVTGTAMLADGGVSISRT from the coding sequence ATGACACTTCTGAACGACAAGGTCGCGATCATCACCGGCGCAAGCTCCGGCATCGGCCGCGCGGCGGCCAAGCTGTTTGCACGGGAGGGTGCTAAGCTCGTGGTCACCGGACGGCGACAGGAGGCGCTCAATGCCGTCGTCGCCGAAATCGAAGCGGAGGGCGGGCAGGCTGTCGCCATATCGGGCGATGTCCGGGACGAGGCGCTGCAGGCAAGGCTCACCGATACGGCGGTTTCGCGGTTCGGCAAGCTCGATATCGCCTTCAACAATGCCGGCAGCGTCGGCGAAATGGGCCCGGTGGCGGAACTGTCGCCGGAGGGTTGGCGCGAAACGATCGAGACCAACCTCACCGCCGCCTTTCTCGGCGCCAAACACCAGTCGGCGGCGATGGGAAAAGGCGGCGGGTCGCTGATTTTCACCTCGACCTTCGTCGGCCACACCGCCGGCATGCCCGGGATGGCCGCCTATGCGGCTGGTAAGGCGGGGCTGATCGGCTTCGTTCAGGTGCTCGCGACCGAACTCGGCCGGCAGAACATCCGTGTCAACGCGCTGCTGCCCGGCGGCACCGATACGCCGGCTGCGATCACCAACGCACCCGATGCGACGCCGGAACTGCTCGCCTTCGTCGAGGGGCTGCATGCGCTGAAGCGCATGGCCCGGCCGGAAGAGATCGCCAATGCGGCGCTGTTCCTGGCGTCGGATATGGCGAGCTTCGTGACGGGGACGGCAATGCTGGCGGATGGCGGGGTTTCGATCAGCCGGACGTAG
- a CDS encoding DMT family transporter, with protein sequence MPRSRNTQGAIYMSMAMAGFSASDALSKSVIAYMNAGEIMFLRGLFTSLLVYLIARKMGALRSWRLVLKPIIILRIVCEMLSAVTYITALGVMPIANASAILQSLPLVVTFGAALFFREPVGWRRWSAILVGLVGVMIIIRPGPEGFTPAALLCVGAVLTTAGRDLATRSIDPEIPSLMITVITAVSISFFGALLIPVLGGWQPVSATSLGHLLLASVLVLVGYQSVILAMRTGEISFVAPFRYTSLIFSSLLGFFFFAEVPDSLMLLGAAIVIASGLYTFYREAKRRVSPIAQESAPRSPV encoded by the coding sequence ATGCCGCGGTCACGCAACACTCAGGGCGCCATCTATATGAGCATGGCGATGGCCGGCTTTTCCGCGAGTGATGCTCTCTCCAAATCTGTGATTGCCTATATGAACGCCGGCGAGATCATGTTCCTGCGCGGCCTCTTCACCAGCCTGCTCGTCTATCTGATCGCCAGGAAAATGGGCGCGCTGCGCTCCTGGCGCCTGGTGCTTAAGCCGATCATCATTCTCCGCATCGTCTGCGAGATGCTCTCCGCCGTCACCTATATCACCGCGCTCGGCGTGATGCCGATTGCCAACGCCTCGGCGATCCTGCAGTCGCTGCCGCTGGTCGTCACCTTCGGTGCTGCACTCTTCTTCCGCGAGCCGGTCGGCTGGCGGCGCTGGTCGGCGATCTTGGTCGGCCTCGTCGGCGTGATGATCATCATCCGCCCCGGACCGGAGGGGTTTACACCAGCCGCCCTGCTCTGCGTCGGCGCGGTGCTGACGACGGCCGGCCGCGATCTCGCCACCCGCTCGATCGATCCGGAGATTCCCTCGCTGATGATCACCGTCATCACCGCCGTCTCTATCTCCTTCTTCGGGGCTTTGCTCATCCCGGTGCTCGGCGGCTGGCAGCCGGTCAGCGCGACGTCGCTCGGGCATCTCCTGCTCGCCTCGGTGCTGGTGCTCGTCGGCTATCAGTCGGTCATCCTCGCCATGCGTACCGGCGAAATCTCCTTCGTCGCGCCATTCCGTTATACCAGCCTGATCTTTTCCTCCCTGCTCGGCTTCTTCTTCTTCGCCGAAGTGCCCGACAGCCTGATGCTGCTCGGCGCTGCGATCGTCATCGCTTCCGGCCTCTATACGTTCTATCGTGAGGCCAAGCGCCGCGTATCGCCGATCGCGCAGGAATCCGCGCCGCGCTCACCGGTTTGA
- the mobA gene encoding molybdenum cofactor guanylyltransferase MobA gives MTEFSLDRSDIAGVVLAGGRSQRMGRDKADVMLGTESLLRHVLTRLSQQVVPVAVNADTATEDVPVVPDRFPGKAGPLAGIHAAMVYAAGLPAVTHVVTVSVDCPFFPADLVARLAAALERPSQIAIAASEGRSHPVFGLWPVTLAADLETWIAADEKRRVRDFLLRHDVTEVAFPLHPTRASLLDPFFNINTPDDLVEAQRWLEALRA, from the coding sequence ATGACTGAATTCTCGCTCGACAGATCCGATATAGCAGGCGTGGTGCTGGCCGGCGGCCGCTCGCAGCGCATGGGCCGCGACAAGGCGGACGTGATGCTCGGGACCGAAAGCCTGCTCCGCCATGTGCTGACCCGCCTCTCGCAGCAGGTCGTTCCCGTTGCCGTCAATGCCGATACCGCCACTGAGGATGTTCCCGTCGTTCCCGACCGTTTCCCCGGCAAGGCCGGGCCATTGGCCGGCATTCATGCGGCCATGGTCTATGCCGCCGGCCTGCCCGCGGTCACCCATGTCGTCACCGTCTCCGTGGATTGCCCGTTCTTTCCGGCCGATCTCGTCGCCCGGCTGGCGGCAGCGCTCGAACGCCCGTCGCAGATCGCCATCGCCGCCTCCGAGGGCCGCAGCCATCCCGTCTTCGGTCTCTGGCCGGTGACGCTCGCCGCCGATCTCGAAACCTGGATCGCCGCCGACGAAAAGCGCCGCGTGCGTGACTTCCTGTTACGGCATGACGTAACGGAAGTCGCGTTTCCGCTGCATCCGACCCGCGCCAGCCTGCTCGATCCCTTCTTCAACATCAACACGCCCGATGATCTCGTCGAGGCGCAACGCTGGCTGGAGGCCCTTCGCGCATGA